From Methylopila sp. M107, a single genomic window includes:
- the gspG gene encoding type II secretion system major pseudopilin GspG codes for MTDLLRSIRRRAVAISQDRRLRDRSGMTLLEVLVVMVIIGLLATLGSLQLMGYLGRAKADTAKLQIQELGTALDLFRMDVGRVPTTDEGVAALMQKPEGAERWGGPYLKKKATLKDPWGRPYKYVSPGETHEYDLVSLGADGRAGGEGENRDVSSSDDR; via the coding sequence ATGACCGACCTTCTCCGCTCCATCCGACGCCGGGCCGTCGCCATCTCGCAAGATCGAAGGCTTCGCGACCGCTCGGGCATGACGCTGCTCGAAGTGCTGGTTGTGATGGTGATCATCGGGCTGCTGGCGACGCTCGGGAGCCTGCAGCTGATGGGCTATCTCGGCCGCGCCAAGGCCGACACCGCAAAGCTGCAGATCCAGGAGCTCGGAACCGCGCTCGACCTGTTCCGCATGGATGTCGGCCGCGTGCCGACCACCGACGAAGGCGTCGCCGCTTTGATGCAAAAACCCGAAGGCGCCGAGCGCTGGGGCGGGCCCTATCTCAAGAAGAAGGCGACGCTGAAGGACCCCTGGGGCCGGCCCTACAAATACGTCTCGCCGGGCGAGACCCATGAATATGATCTGGTGAGTCTCGGCGCCGACGGGCGCGCCGGGGGCGAGGGCGAGAACCGCGATGTCTCCTCGTCCGACGATCGCTGA
- a CDS encoding GspH/FimT family pseudopilin, translating to MSPRPTIADTSGFTLLEMLVAIAILSLATVGVGMAFPQFQQRAELRQAANKLDSLLARAREEALSERRPSEVRFRARDRQLELPSKAIVYRMPKSVSFAVLGAAGGLNPEEPRIVFLSDGSSTGGVVELRSGGLKVVRRIGWLTGRIEKVSP from the coding sequence ATGTCTCCTCGTCCGACGATCGCTGACACGAGCGGGTTCACCCTGCTCGAGATGCTGGTCGCGATCGCGATCCTGTCGCTCGCGACTGTCGGGGTCGGGATGGCGTTCCCGCAGTTCCAGCAGAGGGCTGAGCTTCGGCAGGCCGCCAACAAATTGGACTCCTTGCTGGCGCGCGCCCGGGAAGAGGCCTTGAGCGAGCGTCGGCCGTCGGAAGTGCGATTCCGAGCGCGGGACCGCCAGCTGGAGCTGCCCTCGAAGGCGATCGTCTATCGGATGCCGAAGTCGGTCTCGTTCGCGGTTCTCGGCGCCGCCGGAGGGCTCAATCCCGAGGAGCCGCGCATCGTGTTCCTGAGCGATGGATCGAGCACCGGAGGCGTCGTCGAACTCAGGAGCGGCGGACTCAAGGTCGTGCGGCGGATCGGCTGGCTGACTGGCCGCATCGAGAAGGTCTCGCCATGA
- the gspM gene encoding type II secretion system protein GspM: MITAEAFTKHRRPIALGLLGVALFAGTMTVVVPVTASIVDAREEIASDRERLATLRAKRADLSALEAALKEIRARQAGRPLVVEAPTTTAAFEKLEAMIRDLASQHEAAIGSTRMLRLEDDSGLKAMRVEVEISIHRSRLTPLIAAIETAAPMMFIEKIRIAASDGSEAEGRAKLTAALRMFAVIAPAVARK; this comes from the coding sequence ATGATCACGGCGGAAGCTTTCACGAAACATCGCAGGCCGATCGCGCTCGGCCTCCTCGGCGTCGCCCTGTTCGCCGGGACAATGACGGTTGTGGTTCCGGTCACCGCCTCGATCGTCGACGCGCGCGAAGAGATCGCGAGCGATCGCGAGCGGCTTGCGACCCTGCGGGCCAAACGCGCGGATCTCTCAGCGCTCGAGGCCGCCCTGAAGGAGATCCGCGCAAGGCAGGCGGGCAGGCCGCTGGTGGTCGAGGCTCCGACCACGACTGCCGCGTTCGAAAAGCTCGAGGCGATGATCCGGGACCTCGCCTCGCAGCACGAGGCCGCGATCGGTTCGACCCGGATGCTGCGGCTCGAAGACGATTCAGGACTCAAGGCCATGCGCGTCGAGGTGGAGATATCTATCCATCGGTCCCGGCTGACGCCGTTGATCGCCGCGATCGAGACGGCCGCGCCCATGATGTTCATCGAGAAAATCCGTATCGCCGCGTCCGACGGATCCGAGGCGGAGGGGCGCGCAAAACTGACGGCTGCGCTGCGCATGTTCGCGGTGATCGCGCCGGCGGTGGCCAGAAAATGA